One part of the Mya arenaria isolate MELC-2E11 chromosome 3, ASM2691426v1 genome encodes these proteins:
- the LOC128226856 gene encoding uncharacterized protein LOC128226856 isoform X5: protein MIESAEEMTGQARLDVVHIREDATGHLLCWGSGEFGQHGHGYRKEVIFFDGAVEKFCGAPEGCVKHMACGASHTAIVTHSNDLYVWGNGNSGQLGSNDLGTKPEPQYVQLPLGSAPGSGIVGVACGGRHSMVWTDAGQVFTFGNNFNAQLGYDFREKKYKDTQSTFWENNDDQEENNVTQPTLLKSLQHRPVVQVACGSKHSVFRFRDGGIACCGDNSYGQVGCGTRDDALAPRILGGDLAQGVKMVATGAHHSLAITVSGEVYVWGYSRACGSRDEDILAARKCPTHHNNIVGVAGGGMHSMALSANGSVYTWGGGADGQLGHGEKVRFLSRPRRVRDRHVVNRCIQIAAGENFSAAVTEKGLLYMWGKNSHTIMSDKPTSHKVLLPHGVNKNFRGGRISAVVCGSWHALALIGRPVMLERNTNEISDESSDEVVKIEEEDLDEMDVDAVADSNSDEELVGTYRRETSRLEREKTTVSLADFYAPTPDPKTLRSPSPELFFPKEDDDDVDRINSTRSAATMIVRVPSQPLLTYADAGTSPMTLTTASTNSSSVTTSSRVPSPISELPRNKIEKLQRKLSRPEKKFREFDPMKFERDKLRSSKSPVSEVVQLSRSSADSFILPREPTGLSKKHVDFSEMEEIRLKGPKSPEKLSRQSRHRESREASPTRTRHKDSLSPFKDHMRDLNHSRSRHRFLDSQLSHKSDSAILMESPLFRGSRSTAMTELLSRPSPDTPLALVDDRHYKHHVPKHQARKYKTGTLTETNFGLQISKSQTVVAPLHGEIGEQADRLAQLRRYAATHNPQVSSRPSPDRLRPIKNRQVSIPGGRAESPGDERGQLFVGKSGGGTSKDKSGFSSGSLWKERDDMDRLGQRKIAAAGIVKMYLTRNEVVGTMDNPLYTSLSDGRGHSDPLLDSDSLTVQPLMKRVKHTERHIKPIGIELPTIAINHTPNAANMLSTRTLPEKRTFEREELDLTLGNSTSRGISQESAGESRVS from the exons ACTAGGCAGTAACGATCTGGGCACGAAGCCGGAGCCTCAGTACGTGCAGTTGCCCCTTGGCTCGGCCCCGGGGTCAGGAATCGTTGGCGTGGCCTGTGGGGGCCGCCACAGCATGGTCTGGACGGATGCCGGCCAAGTCTTTACGTTTGGGAACAACTTTAACGCACAGCTTGGCTACGACTTCCgagaaaagaaatataaagacACGCAG TCAACCTTCTGGGAAAATAATGACGACCAGGAAGAGAATAACGTT ACACAGCCAACTCTACTGAAGAGCCTCCAGCACCGGCCGGTAGTGCAGGTCGCCTGTGGGAGCAAACATTCCGTATTCCGGTTCCGGGATGGAGGCATCGCCTGCTGCGG AGACAACAGTTACGGTCAGGTTGGATGTGGTACGCGGGATGACGCCCTAGCACCAAGGATCCTTGGGGGCGACCTCGCTCAAGGTGTGAAAATGGTGGCTACAGGGGCACACCACTCACTCGCAATCACCG TATCGGGCGAGGTGTATGTGTGGGGGTACAGCCGCGCATGCGGGAGCAGGGACGAGGACATCCTTGCGGCTCGGAAGTGCCCCACCCACCATAACAACATCGTCGGTGTCGCTGGTGGTGGCATGCACTCAATGGCGCTCTCTG CTAACGGAAGTGTATATACATGGGGCGGCGGGGCGGACGGGCAGTTGGGACACGGAGAGAAGGTCCGCTTTCTGTCCAGGCCACGCCGGGTCCGCGATCGCCACGTGGTCAACAGATGCATCCAGATCGCCGCCGGGGAAAACTTCAGCGCCGCTGTCACTG AGAAGGGACTGTTGTACATGTGGGGAAAGAACAGCCACACAATAATGTCGGACAAGCCAACCAGCCACAAGGTGCTGCTGCCGCATGGCGTCAACAAGAACTTTCGGGGCGGCAGGATATCCGCCGTCGTCTGCGGCTCCTGGCACGCACTTGCCCTCATCGGCAGACCGG tgaTGCTAGAACGGAACACGAACGAAATCTCTGATGAGTCCAGTGACGAGGTGGTCAAGATCGAAGAGGAAGACCTTGAT GAGATGGACGTGGACGCTGTGGCGGACTCGAACTCGGACGAGGAGCTGGTCGGCACATACCGGCGCGAAACCAGCCGCCTTGAGCGCGAGAAGACGACTGTCAGTCTGGCGGATTTCTACGCTCCGACACCAGACCCCAAAACAC TCCGATCTCCGAGTCCAGAGCTTTTCTTCCCGAAGGAAGACGATGATGACGTAGACCGTATCAACAGCACACGCTCGGCCGCAACCATGATTGTGCGCGTGCCAAGCCAGCCACTTCTGACGTATGCAGACGCCGGCACATCACCCATGACTTTAACTACGGCAAGCACAAACAGTAGCAGCGTCACAACATCATCAAGAGTTCCTAGTCCTATTTCAGAACTTCCTCgtaacaaaattgaaaaactcCAAAGGAAACTCAGTCGGCCGGAGAAAAAGTTCAGGGAGTTTGATCCAATGAAGTTTGAGAGGGACAAACTACGGAGTAGCAAGTCGCCTGTGTCCGAGGTTGTGCAGCTTAGTAGGAGCTCTGCAGACTCTTTTATATTACCACGGGAGCCGACTGGGCTCTCAAAGAAGCATGTAGACTTCTCTGAAATGGAAGAAATAAGGTTAAAAGGACCTAAATCACCTGAGAAGCTCTCTCGCCAGAGCAGACACAGGGAGAGTAGAGAAGCCAGTCCCACACGGACACGCCATAAGGACTCGCTGAGCCCGTTCAAAGACCACATGCGGGACCTAAACCATTCCCGCTCTCGGCACCGCTTCCTTGATTCTCAGCTCTCACACAAGAGCGACAGCGCCATCCTCATGGAGTCCCCGCTGTTCCGCGGAAGTCGCAGCACTGCCATGACAGAGTTACTCAGCCGTCCCTCACCGGACACGCCCCTTGCCCTGGTGGATGACCGCCATTACAAACACCACGTGCCCAAACACCAGGCCCGGAAGTACAAGACAGGAACACTCACAGAAACAAACTTCGGG CTTCAGATATCCAAGTCCCAAACAGTCGTAGCCCCATTGCATGGAGAGATCGGAGAACAAGCGGACCGCCTCGCGCAGCTCCGCCGGTACGCTGCCACACACAACCCCCAGGTCTCCTCGCGGCCCTCACCCGATAGATTGCGGCCTATAAAGAACCGCCAGGTGAGCATCCCTGGGGGACGGGCGGAATCACCAGGAGATGAGCGGGGCCAGCTGTTTGTAGGGAAGTCAGGGGGAGGCACCAGCAAGGATAAATCGGGATTTAGCAGCGGGTCACTTTGGAAGGAGAGAGATGACATGGACAGGTTAGGTCAGCGGAAAATTGCTGCTGCGGGGATAGTAAAAATGTATCTCACCAGGAATGAGGTAGTTGGAACAATGGACAATCCTTTGTATACTTCTCTAAGCGATGGTAGAGGGCATAGCGACCCTCTCTTAGATAGCGACTCACTTACTGTTCAACCTCTTATGAAAAGGGTAAAACATACTGAAAGACATATTAAACCCATAGGAATTGAACTGCCAACTATAGCCATTAATCATACTCCGAATGCTGCCAACATGTTATCGACTAGGACTCTTCCGGAAAAGAGAACATTCGAACGTGAGGAGCTAGATCTCACATTGGGCAACAGTACATCACGTGGTATCAGCCAGGAAAGTGCCGGCGAGTCACGCGTCAGTTAG